One segment of Rubripirellula amarantea DNA contains the following:
- the leuB gene encoding 3-isopropylmalate dehydrogenase yields the protein MKANLVLLPGDGIGPEIVAQAKRVLEVIAARFDHEFEYSSHLIGGIAIDQCGDPLPQETIDACKQSDAILLGAVGGPKWDDPSAKTRPEAGLLKIRKELGLFANLRPIKLFDELIDASPLRRDIIEGTDILFFRELTGGIYFGESGRSGSGDTESAYQMMVYSVPEVERIVRLAAKAAKQRDNRLTSVDKANVLEPSRLWRSVAARVMKEEFPEVQYDVVLVDSMAMHLINRPRDFDVVVTGNMFGDILTDEASMLPGSLGMLPSASLGDGGPGLYEPIHGSAPDIAGKGLANPLATILATAMLMRHSLGLNTEAETIEWAVSAVLADGLRTADIARGGDAISTEAMGDAVVAQLTV from the coding sequence TTGAAAGCCAACCTAGTTCTCTTGCCCGGTGACGGCATTGGTCCCGAAATTGTCGCTCAAGCCAAACGAGTACTTGAAGTCATTGCTGCTCGTTTCGACCATGAATTCGAGTACTCGTCACACCTGATCGGTGGCATCGCGATCGACCAGTGTGGCGATCCCTTGCCTCAGGAAACGATTGACGCCTGCAAGCAAAGCGACGCGATTCTGCTTGGTGCCGTAGGGGGACCCAAATGGGACGACCCTTCGGCGAAGACGCGGCCTGAAGCTGGTTTGTTGAAGATCCGCAAAGAACTGGGGCTGTTCGCTAATCTACGTCCGATCAAATTGTTCGATGAGTTGATTGATGCGTCGCCTCTGCGTCGCGACATCATCGAAGGCACCGACATTTTGTTCTTCCGAGAACTCACTGGCGGAATCTACTTCGGTGAATCCGGCCGAAGTGGTAGCGGCGACACCGAGTCTGCCTATCAAATGATGGTTTACAGTGTTCCCGAAGTCGAACGAATTGTGCGTTTGGCCGCCAAGGCGGCTAAGCAGCGTGATAATCGCTTGACCAGTGTCGACAAGGCCAATGTACTTGAGCCGAGTCGACTGTGGCGCAGCGTTGCCGCTCGCGTGATGAAGGAAGAATTTCCCGAAGTTCAATACGACGTTGTGCTCGTGGATTCGATGGCAATGCACCTAATCAATCGTCCTCGTGACTTTGACGTCGTCGTGACCGGCAATATGTTCGGTGACATCCTGACCGACGAAGCGTCCATGCTGCCTGGATCACTTGGCATGTTGCCGAGTGCGTCACTGGGCGATGGCGGTCCCGGCCTTTACGAGCCGATCCACGGTTCAGCACCTGACATCGCTGGCAAAGGACTCGCAAACCCATTGGCGACTATTTTGGCCACGGCGATGTTGATGCGACATTCGTTAGGACTCAATACCGAGGCGGAAACGATCGAGTGGGCCGTGTCGGCTGTTCTAGCTGATGGCCTTCGTACCGCGGATATCGCTCGCGGTGGCGACGCCATCAGCACCGAAGCGATGGGCGATGCTGTCGTCGCACAACTTACGGTCTAG
- a CDS encoding glycosyltransferase family 4 protein produces the protein MLQPPVPVAHTVPSADFVVPSATDDHASAKPNSKLSLVRVLHVVNGEHFSGAERVQSHLGRCLPEFAVAADFACVKPGRFAELIDQQQGQWGRGHRAAMKGRFDFRPVFALRDLVRSEGYQVLHAHTPRTAMVTAIAAKLCGVPWIYHVHSPASRDCDNPITNRVNAFIERQSLRGCDHVITVSESLRNDCIAKGVPDESVTVVHNGVPAIRPPRSATPTANGRWVIGMIALMRARKGLEVMLEALAKLKASHHDVVLRIIGPFETEEYRQSTDSLIQKLGVQDRIERVGFTNDVPGELAKLDAMVLPSLFGEGLPMVVLEAMAAAVPVIATRVEGTPEAVTHGVEGLLAEPRDPESLANAIAELVTGKHDWNAMAETAFETHAKRFSDLAMARGTADVYRKVLANKKATDGSLS, from the coding sequence ATGCTCCAGCCACCCGTGCCGGTCGCTCATACCGTCCCATCTGCTGACTTTGTTGTTCCGTCCGCTACGGACGACCATGCATCGGCCAAGCCAAACAGCAAATTATCTCTGGTGCGCGTGTTGCATGTCGTTAACGGAGAACACTTTTCCGGAGCCGAGCGAGTCCAATCGCATTTGGGAAGGTGCTTGCCCGAGTTTGCCGTCGCGGCTGATTTTGCCTGCGTCAAACCCGGTCGATTCGCGGAACTGATCGACCAGCAACAAGGCCAATGGGGCAGGGGACATCGCGCGGCGATGAAAGGCCGCTTCGACTTTCGTCCAGTGTTCGCCCTTAGAGATTTGGTTCGCAGCGAGGGGTATCAAGTCCTTCACGCCCACACTCCGCGAACCGCTATGGTGACTGCCATCGCCGCCAAGCTGTGTGGCGTCCCCTGGATCTATCACGTTCACTCGCCAGCGTCACGTGACTGTGATAACCCAATCACCAACCGAGTCAACGCGTTCATCGAAAGGCAATCCTTGCGAGGTTGCGATCACGTGATCACGGTTTCGGAAAGTCTTCGCAACGATTGCATAGCCAAAGGTGTTCCCGATGAAAGCGTTACCGTGGTGCACAACGGTGTGCCCGCCATCCGACCACCAAGATCGGCAACTCCAACCGCGAACGGACGCTGGGTGATTGGGATGATCGCTTTGATGCGTGCTCGCAAAGGGCTTGAAGTCATGCTTGAAGCGTTGGCGAAACTCAAAGCAAGTCATCATGACGTGGTGCTGCGAATCATCGGACCGTTTGAAACCGAAGAGTATCGTCAATCCACGGACTCGCTGATTCAAAAGCTTGGTGTTCAGGATCGCATTGAGCGCGTTGGATTCACCAATGATGTTCCTGGGGAACTTGCCAAACTCGATGCTATGGTCTTGCCTAGTTTGTTCGGCGAAGGACTACCGATGGTCGTTTTAGAAGCGATGGCTGCTGCCGTTCCCGTTATCGCCACTCGTGTCGAAGGAACTCCCGAGGCCGTCACCCATGGCGTCGAAGGCCTGTTGGCGGAACCTCGTGACCCCGAGAGCCTGGCAAACGCAATCGCCGAGTTGGTTACCGGCAAGCATGACTGGAACGCGATGGCCGAGACAGCTTTCGAAACTCACGCCAAACGGTTTTCGGACTTGGCAATGGCAAGAGGGACGGCAGATGTCTACCGGAAAGTCCTGGCAAACAAGAAAGCGACGGACGGTTCCTTGTCCTAA
- a CDS encoding Gfo/Idh/MocA family protein — MPASNRREFLKASTAITAATIVPRHVLGGPGTTAPSDMVNVALVGAGGRGLQNARELLALNDVQITAIADPAKHWDLSNFFYKGVAGSEPATAEFEKHYSATKSGYKVQNFVDYREMLANASSEFDAILCATPDHLHAHISVLAMRAGKHVYCEKPLTHNIAEARLVAKVAKETGMSTQLGNQGHSQDTQRETVEWIRSGVLGSIKEVHAWVPATRWNQMLKQPPTQTQSLPKGLNWDLWCGPRNPVGFHEAYAPVAWRDFWQFGLGAMGDFGCHDLDSAMWSLELGMPSRVEMLPAGQTHPDMIPYGEAGHFHFDATDSHEELQIHWYSGGLKPSHPDPIPEDQPLPYRGVMFVGEKGVMVCQGAGGKATVFPESLASASPPPTPTIARSPGHHREWIDAIKGGPAAMSEFGYGAKLTELTLLGVLAMRLGKQIHWDAENMAVIGNDKAHEIIHGTYRDGWKLDA; from the coding sequence ATGCCCGCATCAAATCGCCGAGAATTCTTAAAGGCAAGCACCGCCATCACCGCCGCGACGATTGTGCCGCGTCACGTACTCGGTGGACCGGGCACCACCGCCCCGAGCGACATGGTTAACGTAGCATTGGTGGGTGCGGGCGGGCGGGGACTTCAAAACGCTCGCGAACTTCTTGCGCTTAACGATGTTCAAATCACCGCGATCGCTGATCCGGCAAAGCATTGGGACCTGAGCAATTTCTTCTACAAAGGAGTTGCGGGTAGCGAGCCTGCGACCGCCGAATTCGAAAAACATTATTCAGCGACGAAGTCAGGATACAAGGTCCAGAACTTTGTTGACTATCGCGAGATGTTAGCCAACGCGTCGAGTGAATTTGACGCGATACTATGTGCGACTCCCGATCACTTGCACGCACACATTTCGGTGTTAGCGATGCGAGCGGGCAAACATGTCTATTGCGAAAAACCGCTCACTCACAACATTGCGGAAGCACGACTAGTCGCGAAGGTCGCCAAGGAAACCGGGATGTCAACTCAGTTGGGTAACCAAGGCCATTCGCAAGACACCCAACGCGAGACCGTCGAGTGGATCCGCAGCGGCGTGCTAGGTTCGATCAAAGAAGTTCACGCTTGGGTTCCAGCAACCCGTTGGAATCAAATGCTCAAGCAACCACCCACCCAAACGCAATCCCTTCCTAAGGGTCTGAATTGGGATTTGTGGTGCGGCCCTCGAAACCCCGTTGGCTTCCACGAAGCGTATGCCCCGGTTGCGTGGCGTGACTTTTGGCAATTCGGACTCGGTGCGATGGGTGACTTTGGTTGTCACGATCTCGACTCGGCGATGTGGTCGTTGGAGCTAGGGATGCCGTCCCGAGTGGAAATGCTTCCGGCCGGCCAAACTCATCCCGACATGATTCCTTACGGTGAGGCTGGTCACTTTCATTTCGACGCCACCGACTCCCATGAAGAACTGCAGATCCATTGGTACAGCGGTGGCCTCAAGCCGTCACATCCTGATCCGATCCCCGAGGATCAACCCTTACCCTATCGAGGTGTCATGTTTGTCGGGGAAAAGGGCGTGATGGTTTGCCAAGGTGCCGGCGGCAAAGCAACGGTATTTCCTGAATCGCTCGCCTCTGCTTCCCCACCTCCAACACCGACCATCGCTCGCTCGCCCGGCCATCATCGCGAGTGGATCGATGCGATCAAGGGTGGTCCCGCGGCGATGAGTGAATTTGGTTACGGGGCGAAGCTAACCGAGCTTACTCTGCTTGGTGTGCTGGCAATGCGTCTAGGAAAGCAAATTCATTGGGACGCCGAAAACATGGCGGTCATCGGTAACGACAAAGCTCATGAGATCATCCATGGAACGTATCGTGATGGATGGAAGCTGGACGCATAG
- a CDS encoding COG1361 family protein, translated as MDRVNRRFLVASTFIAIPAALLMASLSVGTNPEISNVRQPIIELVDHQESDVAPQDGGAALAFAQGEQDPSAVQQVIGKQIETPKTRGIFDGFGRSSENTTSTRPRSTATRSGSEPRGLFDAWFGGNKSSSSTAPRTTQTQRPQSSSNADWDGVPYHEVERTQPGQIAQPIRNQAARTTTPRTSRTRSTASRTVTPNSSSATQTRVIRGGSGTPVAAAPTPVRRLSKPTVAQSPKPALQVPSPPTDRSVAAADEFSTESSSRRSKTSSQGLRVDSSNVAKIYSSAASDKPYQDEDVADLVPRVSRRVIRTDVAASKPSPAATPAPAVKKVEAKPAAKEEKVAKAEAKPAVVPEKKPEAKPEPKTEAVAKVETPTKVTAPDAPAKVEPQPQATLAEPTVAQSKPAYNTPVDPTKTAVPAAPPEQLGVPAASVSHRAGPAASSFGTTNQTIRQPASVQYPAFDPSANADNFSAIGSGVRQPVDPAYRTASRSHGQFNAPHGYDATHRGDAFGGHNASPAYGAPNSSDPYGSPYGYQPNSLGSASPTSPGRLTTSGQPVQSRTAPEPSANDFVGNRPAHETIATPFRPIPGYTGGADASATDSRITRRSSSEMPNADNFSQAGGDDHNQMRGKKATVAVIPRKGANIVASELPGIRVITHGPAEVMIRQDNEYEIRVENRGSIDAHGVLVRAMIPDWAEVRGRNASRGEISNEGTEERELLLWTIDHLPAGTSEQLFVRLVAARSGTYNLDVDWTLVPQKSVAQVKVHEPLLNLIIEGPEQVIYGSSQTYKVRVLNPGDGIAPNVVFTLSPNSATPQSQSIGDIPPGKEAQFEVELTAQDLGDLKIQGLAVGDLELRAEAAKTIRVSAANLEAVLAGPELKYQNTPAVYNLQVQNLGSATSDKVMATLRIPAGVEYLGGIEGATFQRGTLKWEITSLPPSGTRDYQFECNMKTTGDHMFAFDCKGTAAGQAQVAIATRVESIADLVLTINDPPAPAPIASDVTYEIVVRNRGSREAKNVRAIAQFSHGIEPLRVEGQSGEVVTGQVLFDEIPRIGAGEEVVLRVIAQAEKAGHHRFRTEVRSGDTVLVAEEATHYMSPRSDRVSRRSSDTPIR; from the coding sequence ATGGACCGCGTAAACCGCCGATTTCTTGTCGCTTCAACCTTCATTGCGATTCCAGCAGCCTTGCTGATGGCCTCGTTGTCGGTTGGAACGAACCCCGAAATTTCAAACGTTCGTCAGCCGATCATTGAGTTGGTGGATCATCAAGAGAGTGATGTTGCTCCCCAAGACGGCGGAGCCGCGCTTGCGTTTGCGCAGGGTGAACAAGATCCATCTGCCGTTCAGCAAGTGATCGGCAAGCAGATCGAAACTCCGAAAACTCGAGGCATTTTTGACGGCTTTGGGCGTTCGTCGGAGAACACGACCTCGACTCGTCCACGATCGACCGCGACTCGCAGTGGATCAGAGCCTCGTGGTTTGTTTGACGCTTGGTTCGGAGGAAACAAATCGAGTTCTTCCACTGCACCCCGCACGACTCAAACTCAACGACCACAGTCAAGCAGCAACGCGGATTGGGACGGCGTCCCCTACCACGAGGTCGAACGTACTCAGCCAGGCCAGATCGCACAGCCGATTCGCAACCAAGCAGCTCGTACTACCACGCCACGCACATCCCGGACTCGCAGCACTGCTTCGCGAACGGTAACTCCAAATAGCAGCTCTGCAACTCAGACACGCGTGATTCGCGGCGGTAGCGGTACTCCTGTTGCCGCGGCACCTACTCCGGTGCGACGTTTGAGCAAGCCAACGGTCGCTCAAAGTCCAAAACCGGCTTTGCAGGTTCCTTCACCGCCAACCGACCGCTCGGTGGCTGCTGCGGATGAGTTTTCAACCGAATCAAGCAGTCGTCGAAGCAAGACATCCAGCCAAGGCCTGCGGGTTGATTCGTCGAACGTTGCAAAAATCTACAGCAGTGCCGCTAGTGACAAGCCCTACCAAGATGAAGACGTTGCAGATTTGGTACCTCGCGTTAGTCGCAGAGTGATTCGCACTGATGTAGCTGCCTCGAAGCCTTCTCCCGCTGCAACGCCTGCACCTGCGGTGAAGAAAGTTGAAGCTAAGCCAGCGGCGAAAGAAGAAAAAGTCGCTAAGGCCGAAGCGAAACCTGCCGTCGTACCAGAGAAGAAACCTGAGGCAAAGCCTGAGCCTAAGACTGAAGCGGTTGCCAAGGTCGAGACGCCCACCAAAGTCACTGCTCCGGACGCACCAGCGAAAGTCGAGCCGCAACCTCAGGCAACACTTGCTGAGCCAACTGTTGCTCAAAGCAAGCCTGCCTACAACACACCCGTGGATCCAACTAAGACTGCTGTTCCAGCCGCTCCACCCGAGCAGCTTGGTGTTCCTGCCGCGTCGGTTTCACATCGTGCGGGACCTGCAGCATCAAGCTTTGGCACAACGAATCAAACAATCCGCCAACCAGCGTCCGTTCAGTATCCGGCATTTGACCCATCAGCCAACGCCGACAATTTCTCGGCCATTGGTTCAGGCGTTCGTCAACCTGTTGATCCAGCGTACCGAACTGCGTCGCGTTCACACGGACAATTCAATGCCCCACACGGGTATGACGCTACACATAGGGGCGATGCTTTCGGTGGTCACAACGCATCGCCAGCGTACGGTGCTCCCAATAGCTCGGATCCGTACGGATCGCCTTACGGATACCAGCCCAACTCGCTGGGATCGGCGAGTCCAACGAGCCCCGGTCGCCTAACGACCAGTGGACAACCCGTTCAATCGAGAACGGCACCCGAGCCAAGTGCAAATGACTTTGTCGGCAACCGACCTGCGCACGAAACCATCGCGACACCTTTCCGTCCTATCCCCGGATATACCGGTGGCGCAGACGCTAGTGCTACGGATTCACGTATCACACGTCGTAGTTCGAGCGAGATGCCCAACGCTGACAACTTCAGTCAAGCCGGTGGGGACGATCACAATCAAATGCGAGGCAAGAAGGCGACTGTCGCTGTGATTCCTCGGAAGGGTGCGAACATTGTTGCATCGGAATTGCCCGGCATTCGAGTGATCACACACGGTCCCGCCGAGGTGATGATTCGACAAGACAACGAGTATGAGATCCGTGTTGAGAATCGCGGTTCCATCGATGCTCATGGTGTACTTGTTCGTGCGATGATTCCCGATTGGGCCGAAGTTCGCGGTCGAAATGCCTCACGTGGAGAAATCAGCAACGAGGGAACCGAAGAACGAGAACTGTTGCTATGGACCATTGATCACTTACCCGCGGGCACATCCGAACAGCTCTTCGTTCGCTTAGTGGCTGCTCGAAGTGGAACCTATAACTTGGATGTCGACTGGACCTTGGTGCCACAGAAAAGCGTTGCACAAGTGAAGGTTCACGAACCACTCTTGAATCTGATCATCGAAGGTCCAGAGCAAGTCATCTACGGTTCGTCGCAGACCTACAAGGTCCGTGTGCTTAACCCTGGTGATGGCATCGCTCCTAATGTGGTGTTCACACTGTCGCCCAACTCAGCGACTCCTCAATCACAAAGCATTGGCGATATTCCGCCTGGCAAGGAAGCTCAATTCGAAGTTGAACTCACCGCTCAAGACCTTGGTGATCTGAAGATCCAAGGCTTAGCCGTGGGCGATCTTGAACTGCGTGCCGAAGCTGCCAAAACCATTCGCGTTTCGGCTGCTAATCTTGAGGCTGTGCTGGCGGGGCCTGAACTGAAGTACCAAAACACACCTGCGGTTTACAACTTGCAAGTTCAGAACTTGGGTTCGGCTACGAGTGATAAGGTCATGGCCACGTTGCGTATTCCTGCTGGCGTGGAATACCTGGGCGGGATCGAAGGTGCAACCTTCCAACGCGGAACATTGAAGTGGGAAATCACTTCGCTGCCTCCGTCGGGCACTCGTGATTACCAGTTTGAGTGCAACATGAAGACGACGGGCGATCACATGTTCGCGTTCGATTGCAAAGGCACCGCTGCTGGACAAGCTCAAGTTGCAATCGCTACTCGAGTTGAGTCGATCGCTGACCTCGTCCTCACCATCAACGACCCACCTGCACCCGCACCCATTGCAAGTGACGTGACTTATGAGATTGTTGTTCGCAACCGAGGAAGTCGTGAAGCCAAGAACGTGCGAGCTATCGCCCAGTTCAGCCACGGCATCGAGCCGCTTCGAGTGGAAGGCCAAAGTGGTGAGGTTGTCACCGGACAAGTGCTGTTCGATGAAATCCCACGCATCGGTGCCGGTGAAGAAGTGGTTCTACGCGTGATCGCTCAAGCCGAAAAAGCCGGTCACCACCGCTTCCGTACTGAAGTTCGCAGCGGTGATACCGTGCTCGTTGCAGAAGAAGCAACTCACTACATGAGTCCACGAAGCGATCGTGTCAGCCGTCGTAGCAGCGACACACCGATTCGCTAA
- a CDS encoding tetratricopeptide repeat protein — protein sequence MNRREKIEAMLADDPEDQFLRYSLAMELRSEGENDKCLTIFDALMRESTPHVQAFFMAAQVLVDLDRIDEAREKLRAGIDQARAQDNGHAAAEMSELLASLGEYGEL from the coding sequence ATGAACAGACGTGAAAAAATCGAAGCCATGTTGGCCGACGACCCCGAAGACCAATTCCTGCGATATTCGCTGGCAATGGAACTCCGTAGCGAGGGCGAGAACGATAAATGCTTGACCATCTTTGATGCACTGATGCGAGAATCGACGCCTCATGTCCAAGCCTTTTTCATGGCCGCACAGGTGTTGGTGGATTTGGATCGAATCGACGAAGCAAGAGAGAAGTTGCGAGCAGGTATCGATCAAGCCCGTGCCCAAGACAATGGACACGCCGCAGCGGAAATGAGCGAACTGCTGGCATCGCTCGGCGAATACGGTGAGCTCTAA
- the recO gene encoding DNA repair protein RecO, whose product MAAEQSTAIVLRTVEFSETSLIVSLLTRDFGRISAIAKGARRPKGPFEGALDLLAVCRIVVLRKQSDTLDLLTEAKLHRRFRGGERSLERLYAGYYVAEMLRLLTDDHDPHPDVYDLTIRTLGQIDGTGNPTLALLRFDLEILRMLGHSPGTDRCTDCGREVDKSGRITFSLSAGGIVCGNCRLKQHQTVSVRADVIEMMSKLHTAEMKGDGAINFSDESGFSVESQFISALIPLYGELRSVLNRYIQTVVGKVPRMQSFVPVKLTHVSPTTSGE is encoded by the coding sequence TTGGCCGCCGAGCAGTCTACCGCCATCGTCTTGCGAACCGTGGAGTTCAGCGAAACGAGCTTGATCGTTTCGCTGCTAACGCGTGACTTTGGGCGTATTTCTGCGATTGCAAAGGGTGCCCGTCGGCCCAAAGGTCCTTTCGAGGGGGCGTTGGATCTGCTGGCGGTTTGTCGAATTGTGGTCCTGCGCAAACAGTCCGACACTTTGGACTTGTTGACCGAAGCCAAACTCCACCGTCGATTTCGTGGTGGCGAACGGTCTCTTGAACGTCTCTATGCCGGTTATTACGTCGCGGAAATGCTTCGTTTGTTGACGGACGATCATGATCCACACCCTGATGTCTACGATTTGACGATTCGCACGCTCGGGCAAATCGACGGGACAGGCAATCCGACGCTTGCGTTGCTGCGGTTTGACCTGGAAATCCTTCGAATGCTGGGTCATTCCCCGGGTACCGATCGCTGTACCGATTGCGGTCGCGAGGTTGATAAATCGGGAAGGATTACGTTTTCGTTGTCCGCTGGGGGAATTGTTTGCGGAAATTGCAGACTCAAACAGCATCAAACCGTTTCTGTTCGCGCGGACGTGATCGAGATGATGTCGAAGTTGCATACAGCCGAAATGAAGGGTGATGGTGCCATAAACTTTTCCGATGAATCCGGTTTTTCGGTCGAATCGCAGTTCATCTCGGCGCTGATTCCTTTGTATGGTGAACTTCGCTCGGTGCTCAATCGGTACATCCAAACTGTGGTGGGGAAGGTGCCGAGGATGCAGTCGTTTGTCCCCGTGAAACTCACGCATGTTTCACCGACAACGTCGGGTGAGTGA
- a CDS encoding tetratricopeptide repeat protein, with the protein MQAFPPGHGLMMTDQTNSSQKLACLMVALATLATPVGCRSFAQSPKLPGFGMFGKDVDDDLDGTLAQKPLAAQDSGVRQVSGETTIDGTDLVAPVVEDESMVAKSQKRARSVINFVTGKEQEDREQAKRYYQAGDQLFRQASSEPAEQRKKTFEKAAKQFRKSCEAAPKTAIEQDALFMQAESLFFADHLMDATEVYQTLQKEHPRNRHNDQVAARLFSISRYWIETAKADEGNWSPINLTDASKPRLDTDGHAIRVLDNIRYDDPTGRLADDATMAAAAEYIRQEKFEEADEFLTDLRETFSDSEHLFLAHLLGIRTKLEVYAGPRYSGLVLEEAEKLVNQTRTRFPDKMADPKYAEMVARAAAEIAFHKAERLAYRADFREKKKEYGAARFYYQKLLEEHGDTPHAETARKRLAEIETLPAIPTQRLSWLTTVFPDSNASDPLEMSTGASSDAQESSGTMLR; encoded by the coding sequence ATGCAAGCCTTCCCTCCTGGTCATGGATTGATGATGACGGATCAAACCAACTCTTCCCAAAAACTCGCCTGTCTTATGGTGGCACTGGCGACGCTCGCGACGCCCGTAGGTTGCCGCTCGTTTGCTCAGTCGCCAAAATTGCCAGGGTTTGGCATGTTTGGAAAAGACGTTGACGATGACCTGGACGGTACGCTGGCGCAAAAGCCCTTGGCCGCTCAGGATTCAGGCGTCCGCCAAGTCTCGGGTGAAACGACAATCGACGGAACCGACTTGGTCGCTCCGGTCGTCGAAGATGAATCGATGGTGGCAAAATCGCAGAAGCGAGCAAGATCGGTCATCAATTTCGTCACCGGCAAAGAACAAGAGGACCGCGAACAGGCCAAACGATACTACCAAGCCGGCGATCAACTTTTCCGTCAAGCTTCCAGCGAACCTGCGGAACAACGGAAAAAGACATTTGAAAAAGCGGCCAAACAATTCCGCAAATCATGCGAAGCTGCTCCCAAGACAGCAATCGAACAGGACGCACTGTTCATGCAGGCCGAAAGCCTGTTCTTCGCCGACCACTTGATGGATGCGACCGAAGTCTATCAAACGCTTCAGAAAGAACACCCACGCAATCGTCACAACGACCAAGTTGCCGCACGACTGTTTTCGATTAGTCGTTATTGGATCGAAACAGCCAAAGCGGATGAAGGAAATTGGTCGCCTATTAACTTGACCGATGCGTCCAAACCTCGCCTCGATACCGATGGGCATGCCATTCGAGTACTCGACAACATTCGCTATGACGATCCGACCGGCCGCTTGGCCGACGATGCCACGATGGCGGCTGCAGCGGAGTACATACGGCAAGAGAAGTTTGAAGAAGCCGATGAGTTTCTCACCGATTTACGTGAAACGTTCTCGGATAGCGAGCATTTGTTCCTTGCTCACCTCTTGGGGATTCGCACTAAACTGGAAGTCTACGCGGGCCCTCGTTACAGCGGTCTTGTGCTAGAAGAAGCCGAAAAGCTGGTCAATCAAACACGCACTCGCTTCCCGGACAAAATGGCGGATCCCAAGTACGCGGAAATGGTCGCACGAGCGGCTGCCGAAATTGCCTTTCATAAAGCGGAACGTTTAGCGTATCGCGCTGACTTCCGAGAGAAGAAAAAGGAATACGGTGCCGCGAGATTCTACTACCAAAAGTTGCTTGAAGAACACGGTGACACCCCGCATGCGGAAACCGCTCGCAAGCGTCTTGCCGAGATTGAAACTCTGCCCGCGATTCCAACTCAACGATTGTCTTGGCTGACAACGGTATTCCCCGATTCCAATGCATCAGACCCGCTTGAAATGTCCACAGGAGCCTCCTCCGATGCTCAAGAATCATCAGGAACGATGCTGCGATGA
- the lptE gene encoding LPS assembly lipoprotein LptE: protein MMYSTGQRTVNAVAIMLMCVIASTGFVGCASYRFGSQTMFRPGIRTVHVPVIRNDTFRHDLGVRLTEAIVREIETRTPYKVTGDPNADSTLQCRVVNESKTVLSETVNDDPRALDAALSVRANWISRNGESLMQNSAIPSGDLAITFGQDSRFVPEAGQSIDTATEEAIQELASRIVSQMEVRW, encoded by the coding sequence ATGATGTATTCGACAGGCCAGCGAACCGTTAACGCAGTCGCGATCATGCTGATGTGCGTCATTGCCTCAACTGGCTTCGTGGGCTGCGCATCATATCGGTTTGGCTCGCAAACAATGTTTCGTCCTGGAATCCGCACGGTTCACGTACCGGTCATTCGGAACGACACGTTTCGGCATGATTTGGGTGTCCGATTGACCGAAGCGATTGTTCGCGAAATCGAAACTCGCACGCCCTACAAAGTCACGGGCGATCCCAATGCAGACAGCACGCTCCAGTGTCGCGTTGTCAACGAATCCAAGACGGTTCTTTCTGAAACGGTCAACGATGACCCTCGGGCCCTTGATGCAGCACTATCGGTGCGGGCGAACTGGATCAGTCGAAACGGTGAATCGCTGATGCAGAACAGTGCTATCCCGAGCGGTGATTTGGCGATCACGTTCGGCCAAGATTCTCGATTTGTCCCTGAAGCTGGCCAATCCATCGACACGGCCACCGAAGAGGCCATCCAAGAACTAGCTAGCCGCATCGTATCGCAGATGGAAGTCCGCTGGTAA